A genomic window from Sphingobacterium spiritivorum includes:
- a CDS encoding RagB/SusD family nutrient uptake outer membrane protein, translated as MQNNIKKTMLLGLSAVSLFTACNKQLDIVPEGAPTKANFWKTEADAISASNALYALYDQSESFYGRGLFWFINASDDMVTGRANAQADNMKNFSRAYIGGSYTENNWVDRFIIIKRANDIIRYVPAIQMSAAIKNRVLGEAYFNSAVMNYELAANYGDDRMGVPIVTVENMDHTEAVPRAANITENYKHAINQFKKAADLLPFFDTYAAADQGRAHKVAAWGYLSKTYLYMKDYANAELYADSVINFGKRRLEDNYKDVFTTARNYGTEYIWSVTSSAAGPDGWGSILPGVMLTNGGWGKYNGWGYYLPTKELYDAYETGDIRREATILKPGDKFMYFGVETTFAPPSAALSDYQFNKYMEPFSHANPIGTYVSPNGDHNSTSLNVPLMRYAEILLIKAEAAINLRGNGAGDTQLNMIRRRAGLTPKTGLDMAELKNQRRCELAGEFADRHRDLIRWGDAAATYAKALHDSKGKVIWAARKFDPKIHHVWLVPQREIDNSRGVIKQNEGW; from the coding sequence ATGCAAAATAATATAAAGAAAACAATGCTGCTTGGTCTTTCGGCAGTATCCTTATTCACGGCTTGTAATAAGCAACTTGATATTGTACCTGAAGGTGCTCCTACAAAGGCTAATTTCTGGAAGACAGAAGCTGATGCGATAAGTGCCAGTAATGCACTGTATGCCTTATACGATCAGTCCGAATCGTTCTATGGAAGAGGATTGTTCTGGTTTATCAATGCCAGCGATGATATGGTGACCGGCAGAGCAAATGCACAGGCGGATAATATGAAAAACTTTAGCCGGGCCTATATCGGCGGATCTTATACCGAAAACAATTGGGTAGATCGTTTTATCATTATCAAGCGCGCAAATGATATTATCCGGTATGTTCCTGCTATCCAGATGAGTGCGGCAATTAAAAACCGGGTACTTGGTGAAGCATATTTCAACAGTGCTGTGATGAACTACGAACTGGCTGCCAACTACGGTGATGACCGGATGGGAGTACCGATCGTGACAGTGGAGAATATGGATCATACAGAAGCGGTACCACGTGCTGCCAATATTACTGAAAACTACAAGCACGCCATCAATCAGTTTAAGAAAGCCGCAGATTTGCTCCCTTTCTTTGATACCTATGCTGCTGCAGATCAGGGCAGGGCACATAAAGTAGCTGCCTGGGGATATTTATCCAAAACCTATTTATATATGAAGGATTATGCAAATGCAGAGCTTTATGCGGATTCCGTTATTAATTTCGGTAAAAGAAGGTTAGAGGATAATTATAAAGATGTATTCACTACTGCACGTAATTATGGTACTGAATACATCTGGTCTGTGACCAGTAGTGCTGCAGGACCGGACGGATGGGGTAGTATTCTGCCAGGCGTAATGCTAACGAATGGTGGCTGGGGAAAATACAATGGCTGGGGCTATTATCTTCCGACAAAAGAATTGTATGATGCCTATGAGACAGGAGATATCCGCAGAGAAGCTACGATCCTGAAGCCGGGAGATAAATTTATGTATTTCGGCGTAGAGACTACTTTTGCTCCTCCAAGTGCTGCATTGTCCGACTATCAGTTTAATAAGTATATGGAGCCCTTCTCTCATGCCAATCCTATAGGTACTTATGTGAGTCCTAATGGTGACCATAATTCGACTTCGCTCAATGTGCCTTTAATGAGATATGCGGAAATTCTGCTGATCAAAGCAGAAGCTGCAATCAATCTGCGAGGAAACGGAGCAGGAGATACACAGCTCAATATGATTCGCAGACGGGCAGGTTTAACGCCAAAAACAGGACTTGACATGGCGGAATTGAAAAACCAACGCCGTTGTGAACTTGCCGGAGAATTTGCGGATCGTCACCGTGACCTGATCCGCTGGGGAGATGCAGCGGCTACCTACGCAAAAGCGTTGCATGATTCAAAAGGTAAAGTAATCTGGGCCGCAAGAAAGTTTGACCCGAAGATTCACCATGTGTGGCTGGTGCCTCAGCGTGAAATTGATAACAGCAGAGGGGTAATCAAACAAAATGAAGGCTGGTAG